The Pantoea phytobeneficialis genome has a segment encoding these proteins:
- a CDS encoding AAA family ATPase codes for MTTPTEEKCVVLVNGIPASGKSTLARALAQQFGLPVLTLDSLKEPFMASFAPVDRLRNRQLGCAAYQAIWKIVGQAPASCVYLIDAWFGFQPKAVLEEGLQHAGVTRVLELWMAITPDEVVARYQARLEQRMPGHPGAEYLPELRQLAERAQPMALGPVLQLDARAPDVAAAQAWLQRQLQRQSARALSASG; via the coding sequence ATGACAACCCCCACTGAAGAAAAATGCGTGGTGCTGGTCAACGGCATTCCCGCCTCGGGTAAAAGCACACTGGCGCGCGCGCTGGCGCAGCAATTTGGCCTGCCGGTTTTGACGCTGGATAGCCTGAAAGAGCCGTTTATGGCCAGCTTTGCGCCGGTGGATCGCCTGCGCAATCGTCAGCTCGGCTGTGCCGCCTATCAGGCGATATGGAAGATCGTCGGCCAGGCACCGGCCAGTTGCGTTTACCTGATTGATGCCTGGTTTGGTTTTCAACCCAAAGCGGTACTGGAGGAGGGATTGCAACACGCAGGCGTGACGCGGGTGCTGGAACTATGGATGGCGATCACCCCGGATGAAGTGGTGGCGCGCTATCAGGCACGGCTGGAACAGCGTATGCCGGGGCATCCGGGGGCTGAGTATCTGCCCGAACTGCGGCAACTGGCGGAGCGGGCGCAGCCGATGGCGCTCGGTCCGGTGTTGCAACTGGATGCCCGCGCGCCGGACGTGGCCGCTGCACAAGCGTGGTTGCAGCGGCAACTTCAGCGTCAGTCAGCGCGGGCGCTTTCGGCATCGGGTTGA
- a CDS encoding NAD(P)-dependent oxidoreductase, with amino-acid sequence MKTLAFAAPGAMGAAVAAVLSQHGARVISPLSQRSADSQQRAHAAHIIDAPEAALCDADIIFSIVPPEFALSWAQQMAPHLQAAARKPLYVDCNAISPETLQQVAAVIEATGTPFVDGAIIGLPPGEQNPDGPRFWFSGPHASQLAELSDLGLRVRIMSAENGAASALKMSYAGINKGITLLVSAMLINASRVGAAEALHEEMTESQPQILKRMKKAAPDMLPKAWRWAAEMDEIATLNQGELATDRLYQALGEVCRQLAADRRGDQRLSDLLAAFFQPDAESARAD; translated from the coding sequence ATGAAAACCCTTGCCTTTGCCGCACCGGGTGCGATGGGCGCGGCAGTTGCGGCGGTGCTGAGCCAGCACGGCGCGCGCGTCATCAGCCCGTTAAGCCAACGCTCTGCCGACTCACAACAACGCGCGCACGCCGCGCACATTATCGATGCCCCTGAAGCTGCGCTGTGTGACGCCGACATTATTTTTTCTATTGTGCCGCCCGAATTCGCCCTGAGTTGGGCGCAGCAGATGGCTCCGCATTTACAGGCGGCGGCGCGCAAACCGCTGTACGTCGATTGCAACGCCATCAGCCCGGAAACGCTGCAACAGGTGGCAGCGGTGATTGAAGCCACCGGCACACCTTTTGTCGATGGCGCGATTATCGGGCTGCCGCCGGGCGAGCAGAATCCTGACGGGCCACGCTTTTGGTTTTCCGGCCCCCACGCCAGCCAGTTAGCGGAGTTGAGCGACCTGGGCCTGCGCGTGCGCATTATGTCGGCGGAAAACGGCGCGGCATCCGCGCTAAAAATGTCCTACGCCGGGATCAATAAAGGCATCACCTTGTTGGTGTCAGCGATGCTGATTAACGCCAGTCGGGTTGGCGCGGCGGAGGCGTTGCATGAGGAGATGACGGAGAGCCAGCCGCAGATCCTGAAAAGAATGAAAAAAGCCGCCCCGGATATGCTGCCAAAAGCCTGGCGCTGGGCGGCGGAGATGGATGAAATCGCGACGCTGAATCAGGGCGAGCTGGCAACCGATCGCCTGTATCAGGCGCTGGGCGAGGTGTGCCGCCAGCTGGCAGCCGACCGCAGAGGCGATCAACGACTCAGCGACCTGCTGGCGGCCTTCTTTCAACCCGATGCCGAAAGCGCCCGCGCTGACTGA
- a CDS encoding SDR family NAD(P)-dependent oxidoreductase gives MKIDLHGKTALITASTGGIGFAIAQGLAESGAEVVLNGRSEASVSRARDKLNAAVVGAKIHTHIADLSSAQGVETLLKGLPAIDILVNNAGIFGPKDFFATDDETWEAYWQTNVMSGVRLSRALLPDMVKKGWGRVVFISSESARNIPVDMVHYGVSKTAQLSLARGLAKVVAGSGVTVNSVLPGPTISDGFATMMADEVKRTGKSLETLGKEFVMSQRPSSVIQRAATVDEVANMVVYVCSTQASATSGAALRVDGGVVDDIV, from the coding sequence ATGAAAATCGATCTACACGGCAAAACAGCGTTAATCACCGCGTCCACCGGCGGCATTGGTTTCGCCATTGCGCAGGGGCTGGCCGAGAGCGGGGCCGAAGTAGTGTTGAACGGGCGCAGTGAGGCGTCGGTCAGTCGGGCGCGAGACAAACTCAATGCTGCGGTGGTGGGGGCGAAAATCCATACTCATATCGCCGATCTCAGCAGCGCACAGGGCGTTGAGACGCTGCTGAAGGGATTGCCTGCCATCGACATTCTGGTGAATAACGCCGGGATCTTTGGTCCGAAAGATTTCTTTGCCACCGACGATGAGACCTGGGAAGCCTACTGGCAGACTAACGTGATGTCCGGCGTGCGGCTATCACGCGCCTTACTGCCGGATATGGTGAAGAAAGGTTGGGGCCGCGTGGTGTTTATCTCTTCCGAGTCTGCGCGCAATATCCCGGTCGATATGGTGCATTACGGCGTGAGTAAAACCGCGCAGCTTTCTCTGGCACGCGGTCTGGCGAAAGTGGTAGCCGGTTCCGGCGTCACGGTGAATAGCGTGTTACCCGGCCCAACAATTTCGGATGGTTTTGCCACCATGATGGCCGACGAAGTGAAACGCACCGGTAAATCGCTGGAGACGCTGGGGAAAGAGTTTGTTATGAGCCAGCGCCCGAGTTCGGTGATCCAGCGGGCCGCTACCGTCGATGAAGTGGCGAATATGGTGGTGTACGTCTGCTCCACTCAGGCGTCGGCCACCTCCGGTGCTGCGCTGCGCGTCGATGGCGGCGTGGTGGATGATATTGTTTAA
- a CDS encoding cupin domain-containing protein, whose protein sequence is MFIYRNATQVEDLGNGVTRRVLAHGGRMMAVEVSFEKEAIGPLHHHPHEQLTYVLSGRFAFTINGVTKEVGAGDTLYKAPNVVHGCVCLEAGTLLDTFTPQREDFLG, encoded by the coding sequence ATGTTTATCTACCGCAATGCCACACAGGTTGAGGATTTGGGGAATGGCGTGACCCGCCGGGTGCTGGCGCACGGTGGCCGCATGATGGCGGTTGAGGTCAGCTTTGAAAAAGAGGCGATAGGTCCACTGCATCACCACCCGCATGAACAACTGACCTATGTGCTTTCCGGGCGCTTTGCGTTCACCATCAACGGTGTGACCAAAGAAGTGGGCGCCGGTGACACCTTGTATAAAGCACCAAATGTGGTGCACGGCTGTGTCTGCCTGGAAGCGGGCACGCTGCTGGATACTTTTACCCCGCAGCGTGAGGATTTTCTTGGGTAA
- a CDS encoding RpiB/LacA/LacB family sugar-phosphate isomerase, producing the protein MKIALMMENSQAAKNATVLTQLETVAQPLGHQVFNVGMSDEQDHHLTYIHLGIMASVLLNSKAVDFVVAGCGTGQGALMSLNIHPGVVCGYCIDPADAYLFAQINNGNALSLPFAKGFGWGAELNLRFIFEKAFTGEKGLGYPPERKEPQVRNAGILNQVKAAVVKEHYLDTLRAIDPELVKTALSGPRFQHCLFEHGQNDEIVRFVREVVAR; encoded by the coding sequence ATGAAAATCGCGTTAATGATGGAAAACAGCCAGGCGGCAAAAAACGCCACCGTATTAACCCAACTGGAGACGGTGGCACAACCGCTGGGTCATCAGGTGTTTAACGTCGGCATGAGCGACGAGCAGGATCATCATCTGACTTATATTCACCTTGGCATCATGGCCAGCGTGCTGCTCAACAGCAAAGCGGTGGATTTCGTGGTCGCCGGATGCGGCACCGGACAGGGCGCATTGATGTCGCTGAATATCCATCCCGGCGTGGTGTGTGGCTACTGCATCGACCCGGCTGACGCTTATCTGTTTGCCCAGATCAATAACGGCAATGCCTTGTCGCTGCCTTTTGCCAAAGGTTTTGGTTGGGGGGCAGAACTCAACCTGCGCTTTATCTTCGAGAAAGCCTTCACCGGGGAGAAAGGGCTGGGTTATCCGCCGGAACGCAAAGAACCACAGGTGCGCAACGCCGGAATCCTTAACCAGGTGAAAGCGGCGGTGGTCAAAGAACATTATCTCGATACCTTGCGTGCGATCGATCCTGAACTGGTGAAAACCGCGCTGAGCGGCCCGCGTTTTCAGCATTGCCTGTTCGAGCATGGGCAGAATGACGAGATTGTGCGTTTTGTGCGTGAGGTGGTGGCGCGTTAA
- a CDS encoding ABC transporter ATP-binding protein translates to MIGVQNLNLSFGEDEQRHQVLFDVNLAVREGEIFGLVGESGSGKTTVLKCLAGLFNHWQGELTIDDQPLAHRITRPLCRKVQMVFQDPYGSLHPRHTLGDILEEPLHIHGISQRQQRVTTMLEKVGLNRAWQTRYPHQLSGGQRQRVAIARALILEPRVLLLDEPTSALDVSVQAEILNLLSDLQQQENLTYLMVTHDLGVVAHLCHRVAVMQHGKVLETLDVESLVAGQAAVPYTQMLVEASRHPEIAAV, encoded by the coding sequence ATGATCGGGGTACAGAATCTTAACCTGAGTTTTGGCGAGGATGAACAGCGTCATCAGGTGCTGTTTGACGTTAACCTGGCAGTGCGGGAAGGTGAAATCTTCGGCCTGGTGGGCGAATCCGGTTCCGGCAAAACCACGGTGCTCAAATGCCTCGCCGGATTGTTTAACCACTGGCAAGGGGAGTTGACGATTGACGATCAACCGCTGGCGCACCGCATCACGCGCCCGCTGTGCCGCAAAGTACAAATGGTGTTTCAGGACCCTTACGGTTCGCTGCATCCACGCCATACCCTTGGCGATATTCTTGAGGAGCCGCTGCATATTCATGGCATCAGTCAGCGGCAACAGCGCGTGACGACCATGCTGGAAAAGGTCGGATTAAACCGCGCCTGGCAAACGCGTTACCCCCACCAGCTTTCCGGTGGTCAACGTCAGCGTGTGGCGATAGCCCGCGCCCTGATTCTGGAACCGCGCGTGTTGCTGCTGGATGAACCGACTTCCGCGTTGGATGTCTCGGTGCAGGCGGAGATTCTTAATTTGCTGAGTGACTTGCAGCAACAGGAAAATCTGACATACCTGATGGTCACCCACGATCTCGGCGTGGTGGCGCATCTGTGTCACCGCGTTGCGGTGATGCAGCACGGCAAAGTGCTTGAAACGCTGGATGTGGAGTCGCTGGTGGCAGGACAGGCGGCGGTGCCATATACGCAGATGCTGGTAGAGGCGAGTCGACATCCGGAGATAGCTGCGGTTTGA
- a CDS encoding ABC transporter ATP-binding protein, which yields MTSSIPVASNAPPLLDVADLQVSFAQGRQLTPAVRGVSFQLGQEKLAIVGESGSGKSTVGRALLQLHPRSAQISAQRMQFGEVDLLRATPAEMRAIRGKRISMIMQDPKYSLNPVVRIGEQIAEAWRSHHPGQRNEARQRALAMLDVVRIRDPERVYQLYPHEISGGQGQRVMIAMMLITDPELVIADEPTSALDISVRLQVLGLLDDLVKQRGLGLIFISHDINLVRHFCDRVLVMYAGRVVESLAATDLDRAQHPYTQGLLAALPDIDQRRPRLPVLQRQASWLQP from the coding sequence GTGACATCCTCGATCCCCGTAGCGAGTAACGCCCCGCCGTTACTCGACGTAGCAGATTTACAGGTCAGTTTCGCGCAGGGACGCCAGCTTACCCCGGCGGTGCGTGGCGTCTCTTTCCAGCTTGGGCAGGAGAAACTGGCGATTGTCGGCGAATCCGGTTCAGGTAAATCCACCGTTGGCCGCGCCCTGTTGCAGTTACATCCGCGAAGCGCACAGATCAGCGCACAACGTATGCAATTTGGTGAGGTGGATCTGCTGCGTGCCACCCCGGCGGAGATGCGTGCTATCCGGGGGAAACGTATCTCAATGATTATGCAGGACCCGAAATACTCCCTCAATCCGGTAGTGCGAATCGGTGAACAGATCGCCGAAGCCTGGCGCAGCCATCACCCCGGCCAGCGCAATGAAGCCCGCCAGCGTGCGCTGGCGATGCTGGATGTGGTGCGCATCCGCGATCCTGAACGGGTGTATCAACTCTATCCACACGAAATCTCCGGTGGACAAGGGCAACGCGTGATGATCGCCATGATGCTGATCACCGACCCGGAGCTGGTGATCGCTGATGAACCCACCTCAGCGCTGGATATTTCCGTGCGCTTGCAGGTGCTGGGCCTGCTGGATGATCTGGTGAAGCAACGCGGGCTGGGGCTGATTTTTATCAGTCACGACATCAATCTGGTGCGCCATTTTTGCGACCGGGTGTTGGTGATGTATGCCGGGCGGGTGGTGGAGTCGCTAGCCGCCACCGACCTCGATCGGGCGCAGCATCCCTACACCCAGGGGTTACTGGCGGCGCTGCCCGATATCGACCAACGTCGTCCACGGCTGCCGGTGCTACAACGTCAGGCCAGCTGGCTGCAACCTTAA
- a CDS encoding ABC transporter permease → MTISLDTSYTSAAQERLARFRRFASRSGQFIWRMACNPLTAIGGAIIMLLLVTALFAPWIAPYHPLIQDLNNALSPPSAQHWFGTDEFGRDIFSRLVWGARITLYIVLLVSVTVGPLGLLLGVTAGYFGGKVDSVLMRVTDIFISFPSLVLALAFVAALGPGLEHVVIAITLTAWPPIARLARAEALSLRQADFISAVRLQGASPLRVLWKHIVPLCLPSVIIRITMNMAGIILTAAGLGFLGLGAQPPDPEWGAMIASGRSYMLECWWVVTVPGLAILVNSLAFNFLGDGLRDILDPRSE, encoded by the coding sequence ATGACGATTTCGCTGGATACCTCTTACACCAGCGCGGCGCAGGAGCGTCTGGCACGCTTCCGCCGTTTTGCGTCCCGTAGCGGCCAGTTTATCTGGCGTATGGCCTGCAATCCGCTGACCGCCATTGGCGGCGCGATCATTATGTTGTTGCTGGTAACGGCGTTGTTTGCGCCGTGGATCGCGCCATACCATCCGCTGATTCAGGATCTCAATAACGCCCTGAGTCCCCCCAGCGCGCAGCACTGGTTTGGCACCGACGAATTCGGTCGCGACATTTTCAGCCGCCTGGTATGGGGGGCGCGCATCACGCTGTATATCGTGCTGCTGGTGTCGGTCACGGTCGGCCCACTTGGCCTGCTGCTGGGCGTAACCGCCGGGTATTTTGGCGGCAAGGTGGATAGCGTGCTGATGCGCGTCACCGATATCTTTATCTCCTTCCCCAGTCTGGTGCTGGCACTGGCCTTTGTCGCCGCGCTTGGTCCTGGTCTGGAACATGTGGTGATCGCCATTACCCTTACCGCCTGGCCGCCGATCGCCCGTCTGGCGCGTGCCGAAGCGTTGTCGCTGCGGCAGGCGGATTTTATCTCTGCGGTGCGTTTACAGGGTGCTTCACCGCTGCGCGTGCTGTGGAAACATATTGTCCCGCTGTGCCTGCCGTCAGTGATTATCCGTATCACCATGAATATGGCGGGCATCATTCTTACCGCTGCCGGGCTGGGCTTTCTCGGCCTCGGCGCACAGCCGCCGGACCCGGAATGGGGTGCGATGATCGCCAGCGGTCGCAGCTATATGCTGGAGTGCTGGTGGGTGGTGACGGTGCCAGGTCTGGCGATTCTGGTGAACAGTCTGGCGTTTAATTTCTTAGGAGATGGCTTACGTGACATCCTCGATCCCCGTAGCGAGTAA
- a CDS encoding ABC transporter permease: protein MKLTRSHWRRIRSRGWQVLITLMGLLLLTFFIGRVMPLDPVLAIVGPDADHATYQQVYHQLGFDKPLWVQFAIYLNGLLHGNLGMALLTGQPVINDILRVFPATVELATLAIVIGTGLGVPLGVWAAARRNGVVDYVVRIISLAGYSTPIFWVGMVGLLLFYAHLGWVGGAGRVDFSLDGLVPRRTGLLLVDALLAGNGSVFASALNHLILPASLLGFHSLAYISRMTRSFMLAQLTQEFILTARVKGLTEWQVIWQHAFRNILVQLLTVVALAYGSLLEGAVLIETVFSWPGFGSYLTGSLMLGDMNAVMGCVLVVGLIFVLLNLISDLLYQVFDPRTKV, encoded by the coding sequence ATGAAACTGACGCGAAGCCACTGGCGGCGCATTCGCAGCCGTGGGTGGCAGGTGCTGATCACCCTGATGGGCCTGCTGCTGTTGACCTTCTTTATCGGCCGCGTGATGCCGCTCGATCCGGTGTTGGCGATTGTCGGACCGGATGCCGATCACGCCACTTATCAGCAGGTTTATCATCAACTCGGCTTTGATAAACCCTTGTGGGTGCAGTTTGCCATCTACCTCAATGGCCTGCTGCACGGCAATCTTGGCATGGCGCTACTGACCGGCCAGCCGGTGATCAACGATATCCTGCGCGTCTTCCCGGCCACGGTGGAACTGGCGACGCTGGCGATTGTGATCGGCACCGGGCTGGGTGTACCGCTCGGCGTCTGGGCGGCGGCACGACGCAATGGCGTGGTGGATTATGTGGTGCGCATCATCAGCCTGGCGGGTTACTCGACACCGATTTTTTGGGTCGGGATGGTGGGCCTGCTGCTGTTCTACGCCCATCTTGGCTGGGTCGGTGGTGCCGGACGGGTGGACTTCAGCCTGGACGGTCTGGTGCCGCGCCGCACCGGGTTGCTGTTGGTCGATGCGTTGCTGGCCGGAAATGGCAGCGTGTTCGCCAGCGCGCTCAATCATCTGATCCTGCCCGCTTCTCTGCTCGGCTTTCACTCGCTGGCGTATATCAGCCGCATGACGCGCAGTTTTATGCTGGCGCAACTGACGCAGGAGTTCATTCTGACGGCGCGCGTGAAGGGGCTGACCGAGTGGCAGGTGATCTGGCAACACGCCTTTCGCAATATTCTGGTCCAGCTGTTGACGGTGGTGGCGCTGGCCTACGGTTCGTTGCTGGAAGGCGCGGTGCTGATCGAAACGGTGTTTTCCTGGCCGGGATTTGGTTCCTATCTCACCGGCAGCCTGATGCTGGGCGATATGAATGCGGTGATGGGCTGCGTGCTGGTGGTCGGCCTGATTTTTGTCCTGCTTAACCTGATTTCTGACCTGCTTTATCAGGTATTCGACCCGAGGACTAAAGTATGA
- a CDS encoding ABC transporter substrate-binding protein has product MNLLLRCTACCMALLLMAASPGLRAATPDDQLIVGMNMNNLLTLDPAAMTGNEVVGIVVNLYDGLVELDPRQLTHVRPALAERWEISPDNRQLTFHLRDNVTFHSGNPLSSEDVVWSMRRVLHLNLAQASVWKSYGFSKDNVDQMITAPDARTVVLRLPKANDPLLVLYSLAALGSMVVLDSKTVQAHASNGDWGNRWLTTHEAGSGPFRLDVWQAKDVLRMNRDPDYWRGAPKLSRVVFRHLQESQTLRLMMEKGDIDIASNMAIPDVKALRHDPDLTVDAVPKGTIYYLAMSMKDKHFASAKVREAVRYLVDYQGINKSLMAGYGELHQRPIQAGMPATLPDPGYKLDIPRAKALLAEAGYPNGFDTTLRVLADQPFLNIAIAIQSTLMQGGIRAKIVTGTGNQIYGAMRERQFNLLVGRGGSGVEPHPHSSLRSLVYNPNNADSARLTNFQGWRTGFYDAQLNQMIDQALLERDSVRQQQDYFAIQRRYDQLIPALMPISQMVDSVVVNNRVQDYIPHPSATTFLRDVWKTPDSLAGGTP; this is encoded by the coding sequence ATGAATCTTTTGCTTCGTTGCACAGCGTGCTGTATGGCGCTGCTGCTGATGGCGGCCAGCCCCGGTTTGCGGGCCGCCACGCCGGATGATCAGCTGATCGTCGGCATGAATATGAACAACCTGTTAACCCTCGATCCCGCCGCCATGACCGGTAATGAAGTGGTGGGCATCGTGGTGAATCTGTATGACGGGCTGGTGGAGCTGGACCCGCGCCAGCTCACCCATGTCCGTCCGGCGCTGGCGGAACGCTGGGAGATTAGCCCGGACAACCGCCAGCTCACCTTTCACTTACGTGACAATGTCACCTTTCATTCTGGTAATCCGCTCTCCAGTGAGGATGTGGTGTGGTCGATGCGCCGGGTGTTGCACCTGAATCTGGCCCAGGCGTCGGTGTGGAAATCCTATGGTTTCAGCAAAGACAATGTCGACCAGATGATAACCGCACCGGACGCTCGCACCGTCGTCCTGCGTCTGCCAAAAGCCAACGACCCGCTGCTGGTACTGTATTCCCTGGCTGCGCTCGGCAGCATGGTGGTATTGGACAGCAAAACCGTGCAGGCGCATGCCAGCAACGGGGACTGGGGCAACCGCTGGCTGACCACCCATGAAGCCGGTTCCGGCCCGTTTCGCCTCGATGTCTGGCAGGCGAAAGACGTGCTGCGTATGAATCGCGATCCTGACTACTGGCGGGGCGCACCGAAGCTGTCGCGCGTGGTGTTCCGCCATTTACAGGAGTCGCAGACGCTGCGCCTGATGATGGAAAAAGGCGATATCGATATTGCCAGCAATATGGCGATCCCTGATGTCAAAGCGCTGCGCCACGACCCGGATCTCACCGTCGATGCGGTGCCCAAAGGCACAATTTACTATCTGGCGATGAGCATGAAGGATAAGCATTTCGCCAGTGCCAAAGTGCGCGAGGCGGTACGCTATCTGGTGGATTATCAGGGCATCAACAAAAGCCTGATGGCGGGTTATGGCGAACTACATCAACGTCCGATTCAGGCCGGGATGCCCGCCACCCTTCCCGACCCTGGCTACAAACTGGATATCCCCCGAGCCAAAGCGTTGCTGGCGGAAGCCGGTTATCCCAATGGGTTTGACACCACCCTGCGCGTGCTGGCAGACCAACCGTTTCTGAATATCGCCATCGCCATTCAGTCCACGCTGATGCAGGGTGGCATTCGCGCCAAAATCGTCACCGGTACCGGTAACCAGATCTATGGCGCGATGCGTGAGCGCCAATTCAATCTGTTGGTCGGACGTGGCGGCAGCGGCGTGGAACCGCATCCCCACTCCAGCCTGCGTTCGCTGGTCTACAACCCGAACAACGCCGATAGCGCCAGACTGACCAATTTCCAGGGATGGCGTACCGGTTTCTACGATGCGCAACTCAACCAGATGATCGACCAGGCGCTGCTGGAACGCGACAGCGTCCGTCAACAGCAGGATTACTTCGCCATTCAACGTCGCTACGACCAGTTGATACCGGCGTTGATGCCCATCTCGCAAATGGTCGATTCCGTGGTGGTGAATAACCGGGTACAGGATTATATCCCGCATCCTTCGGCCACCACCTTTTTGCGCGACGTATGGAAAACCCCGGATAGCCTGGCAGGAGGTACGCCATGA
- a CDS encoding mandelate racemase family protein yields the protein MKISAIDVTLFSYPTRRVSDSAGHSHPGPESDAQLAMLTLTSEDGHCGYAFAPAEVIRPHVVNAFFRKVLLGQNAFDRERLWQDLVHWQRGSAHQLTERALSAVEQALWDLIGRKLQLPVHKLLGGYRDTIPAYGSTMCGDQLEGGLSTPDEYAQFAEQLVARGYRAIKLHTWMPPVSFAPSPIMDIKACAAVREAVGPDIALMLDGYHWYSRSDALTIGKALEKLNFTWFEEPMEEESMASYAWLADNLSIDVLGPESLGGKHHSRADWVRAGACDILRAGANGVGGISATLKVASLAEAFGMDCEVHGNGAASLAVVGAIRNCRWYERGLLHPFLDYEQPPAYLNSLVDPMDDQGFVHLPTRPGLGEDINFSWIETHTLNRW from the coding sequence GTGAAGATCAGCGCCATTGATGTCACCCTGTTCAGTTACCCCACCCGCCGTGTATCGGATAGCGCCGGGCATTCGCATCCCGGTCCGGAAAGCGATGCACAACTGGCCATGCTCACCCTGACCAGCGAAGACGGCCACTGCGGCTATGCCTTCGCGCCGGCGGAAGTGATTCGCCCGCATGTGGTCAACGCCTTCTTCCGCAAAGTGTTGCTGGGGCAAAACGCTTTTGATCGTGAACGGTTATGGCAGGATTTGGTGCACTGGCAACGCGGCAGCGCCCATCAGTTAACGGAGCGCGCGCTGTCGGCGGTGGAACAGGCGTTGTGGGACTTGATTGGCCGAAAATTACAACTGCCGGTGCATAAACTGCTCGGCGGCTACCGCGACACCATCCCCGCCTATGGCAGCACCATGTGTGGCGATCAACTGGAAGGCGGCTTATCGACCCCCGATGAGTACGCACAGTTTGCCGAGCAACTGGTGGCGCGCGGTTATCGCGCGATTAAGCTGCATACCTGGATGCCGCCGGTGTCGTTTGCGCCCAGCCCGATCATGGACATCAAAGCCTGTGCGGCGGTGCGGGAAGCGGTTGGACCGGATATCGCCCTGATGCTGGACGGCTACCACTGGTACAGCCGCAGCGATGCCCTCACCATTGGTAAGGCGCTGGAAAAACTCAACTTCACCTGGTTTGAAGAACCGATGGAAGAAGAGAGCATGGCCTCTTATGCCTGGCTGGCAGATAACCTGAGCATTGATGTGCTTGGCCCGGAAAGCCTCGGCGGCAAACATCACAGCCGCGCTGACTGGGTGCGCGCCGGAGCCTGCGACATTCTGCGTGCCGGGGCCAACGGCGTAGGTGGGATCTCCGCCACCCTGAAAGTCGCCAGTCTGGCCGAAGCCTTTGGCATGGATTGTGAAGTCCACGGCAACGGTGCCGCCAGCCTGGCGGTGGTGGGCGCCATCCGCAACTGCCGCTGGTACGAACGAGGCTTACTGCATCCGTTCCTCGATTACGAGCAACCGCCTGCGTATCTCAACAGCCTGGTTGACCCGATGGATGACCAGGGTTTTGTGCATCTGCCAACCCGCCCCGGACTGGGCGAGGATATCAACTTTAGCTGGATTGAAACCCATACCCTGAATCGCTGGTAA